Part of the Leifsonia soli genome is shown below.
CGGCGAGCGGGACGGCGTCGAACGTGCGCACGAGACCGCCGATGATGAGCTGGTAGCCGCCCGACGCGAACAGCAGCGCGAGCGCCGTCAGCTGGAACATCCGCGTGAACTGGGCGCCGTTGATCATCGACTGCGGGTCGAACGCCTGGGCCAGCTGGAAGCCGCCGAACAGGTCGACCAGGCTGCCCGCCGACTGGATCGCCGAGAACACCAGGAAGACGAGGAAGCCGAGCGTCGCCCCCACCGCCAGCTCCCGCACCATGTCGAGCAGGAATGCGCCGGTGTCGGCCGACCGGTACCCGGCGCCGACGCGGGGCGCGACGGCGACCGCCAGACCGATGGCGAGCATCCCCTTCACCTGCGCGGGGAACCCGTTGTACGAGAACGGCGGCGCGATCACCAGGAACGCGACCATGCGCAGCGAGGCCAGCGCGATCGCCTCGATCGCGGCCAGGTCGATGGGGATGAACATCAGCCACCGCCCAGCAGCTGCGGGATCTTGTCGAACAGCACGTGGGTGAAGGAGACGAGCTCGGCGATCATCCACTGGCCGCAGATGATGAGGGCGACGGCCACCGCCGCGGCCTTCGGCACGAACGAGAGGGTGACCTCCTGGATCTGCGTGATCGACTGCACCAGCGAGATCGCGAACCCCACGACAAGCGCGGTGACGACGATCGGAGCGGCCAGCTTCGCGGTCACCATCAGTCCCTGCATCGCGATGTCGAGGACGGCGTTCGGGTTCATCCGCCACCACCCCCGTAGCTGGTGATCAGGCTCGTGATGATGAGCCCCCATCCATCGACCAGCACGAACAGCAGGATCTTGAACGGCAGCGAGATCATCACCGGCGGGAGCATCATCATGCCCATCGACATGAGAGCCGCCGAGACGACCATGTCGATCACCAGGAACGGCACGAAGATGACGAAGCCGATGATGAACGCGGCGCGCAGCTCGGAGAT
Proteins encoded:
- a CDS encoding flagellar biosynthetic protein FliR yields the protein MFIPIDLAAIEAIALASLRMVAFLVIAPPFSYNGFPAQVKGMLAIGLAVAVAPRVGAGYRSADTGAFLLDMVRELAVGATLGFLVFLVFSAIQSAGSLVDLFGGFQLAQAFDPQSMINGAQFTRMFQLTALALLFASGGYQLIIGGLVRTFDAVPLAAGIDLADPAKQMVDGLTQMFLAALQIAGPLIVVLFLADVGLGLLTRVAPALNAFSLGFPLKIMLTVVLAAIVFVALPGVVSGLTDTAVKTMLGVGR
- the fliQ gene encoding flagellar biosynthesis protein FliQ, with translation MNPNAVLDIAMQGLMVTAKLAAPIVVTALVVGFAISLVQSITQIQEVTLSFVPKAAAVAVALIICGQWMIAELVSFTHVLFDKIPQLLGGG